In Lepidochelys kempii isolate rLepKem1 chromosome 10, rLepKem1.hap2, whole genome shotgun sequence, a single window of DNA contains:
- the LDAF1 gene encoding lipid droplet assembly factor 1 isoform X1, with product MSKEMQELQKQWHFMMQTIHTNSNIQQGCCLPFVPSGYREFSPPTSSAMKEVVSFMNSRVGQYLDDHPFVALSLLVFIAVSAIPVAVFLIFVISTTIVACMGVVVLEGVVISVGGIALLCVLCGLGVLSLAVSGVLSICYIALSTLINYWHTPNSLVKKQEANGNSLLQSSPPVLDPSNKNTKSE from the exons ATGTCAAAAGAAATGCAAGAACTACAGAAACAGTGGCACTTCATGATGCAAACCATCCACACCAACTCCAAT ATACAGCAGGGCTGTTGTCTTCCTTTCGTGCCGTCTGGCTACAGGGAGTTCTCTCCTCCCACATCTTCAGCCATGAAAGAG GTTGTTTCTTTTATGAACTCTCGAGTTGGCCAGTACTTAGATGATCATccttttgttgccctgtcactgTTGGTGTTTATTGCAGTATCTGCTATTCCTGTTGCAGTCTTTCTGATATTTGTGATTTCAACAACCATAGTCGCCTGTATGGGGGTTGTCGTCCTTGAAG GTGTTGTAATATCAGTAGGTGGCATAGCCCTTCTTTGTGTGCTGTGTGGCCTGGGCGTCCTTTCATTGGCAGTTTCTGGAGTACTGAGTATTTGCTACATAGCTCTTTCAACGCTAATCAACTACTGGCATACTCCAAA CAGCCTGGTAAAGAAGCAAGAAGCTAATGGAAACAGTTTGCTACAAAGTAGTCCTCCTGTCTTGGACCCTTCTAACAAGAACACAAAGAGCGAATGA
- the LDAF1 gene encoding lipid droplet assembly factor 1 isoform X3, which produces MNSRVGQYLDDHPFVALSLLVFIAVSAIPVAVFLIFVISTTIVACMGVVVLEGVVISVGGIALLCVLCGLGVLSLAVSGVLSICYIALSTLINYWHTPNSLVKKQEANGNSLLQSSPPVLDPSNKNTKSE; this is translated from the exons ATGAACTCTCGAGTTGGCCAGTACTTAGATGATCATccttttgttgccctgtcactgTTGGTGTTTATTGCAGTATCTGCTATTCCTGTTGCAGTCTTTCTGATATTTGTGATTTCAACAACCATAGTCGCCTGTATGGGGGTTGTCGTCCTTGAAG GTGTTGTAATATCAGTAGGTGGCATAGCCCTTCTTTGTGTGCTGTGTGGCCTGGGCGTCCTTTCATTGGCAGTTTCTGGAGTACTGAGTATTTGCTACATAGCTCTTTCAACGCTAATCAACTACTGGCATACTCCAAA CAGCCTGGTAAAGAAGCAAGAAGCTAATGGAAACAGTTTGCTACAAAGTAGTCCTCCTGTCTTGGACCCTTCTAACAAGAACACAAAGAGCGAATGA
- the LDAF1 gene encoding lipid droplet assembly factor 1 isoform X2, giving the protein MSKEMQELQKQWHFMMQTIHTNSNVVSFMNSRVGQYLDDHPFVALSLLVFIAVSAIPVAVFLIFVISTTIVACMGVVVLEGVVISVGGIALLCVLCGLGVLSLAVSGVLSICYIALSTLINYWHTPNSLVKKQEANGNSLLQSSPPVLDPSNKNTKSE; this is encoded by the exons ATGTCAAAAGAAATGCAAGAACTACAGAAACAGTGGCACTTCATGATGCAAACCATCCACACCAACTCCAAT GTTGTTTCTTTTATGAACTCTCGAGTTGGCCAGTACTTAGATGATCATccttttgttgccctgtcactgTTGGTGTTTATTGCAGTATCTGCTATTCCTGTTGCAGTCTTTCTGATATTTGTGATTTCAACAACCATAGTCGCCTGTATGGGGGTTGTCGTCCTTGAAG GTGTTGTAATATCAGTAGGTGGCATAGCCCTTCTTTGTGTGCTGTGTGGCCTGGGCGTCCTTTCATTGGCAGTTTCTGGAGTACTGAGTATTTGCTACATAGCTCTTTCAACGCTAATCAACTACTGGCATACTCCAAA CAGCCTGGTAAAGAAGCAAGAAGCTAATGGAAACAGTTTGCTACAAAGTAGTCCTCCTGTCTTGGACCCTTCTAACAAGAACACAAAGAGCGAATGA